Sequence from the Thermocaproicibacter melissae genome:
CAGCAAACAAGAAAGTTTTCCGTGCCGGGAACAATCAGTCCCGGCTCGCCGTATTCTTTTTCCCTCACGCGGGAACGGTAAATCTTCAAACGGTGGCCGTTCAGGCTCGCACTTGCGGCAGGCCACGGGTAAAGCGCGCGGATTTGATTGTGAATCTCCTGCGCCGTTCGATTCCAGTCAATCGGCGACATGCTTTTGGTAATCAAAGAAACATGGGTAGCCTTTGTGTCATCCTGTTTCTGCGGCTTGACAGTGCCTTCTTCCACCGCCTTGAGCGTTGTAATGAGAAGCTCCGCGCCGAGCTTTGCCAAACGAGCCATCAGCTCCGGAGTGTTCTCATCCGGAAGGATGGGCGTTGCCTTTTGAAAAAGGATATCGCCCGCATCGCAGGCTTCCGCCATCAGCATGGTGGTTACGCCCGTCTCCGCGTCTCCGTTCAGAATCGCCGCCTGAACCGGTGACGCGCCGCGGTACTTCGGCAGAAGGGAAGCATGTACATTGATGCAGCCGAATTTCGGGATATCCAGAACCGCTTTCGGGAGAATCTTTCCGTAAGCGGCCACAACAATGGCATCCGGCTTGAGAGACGTAAGACGAGCGACTTCTTCCGGCGCTTTCAGCGTCTTCGGCTGATAAACGGGAATCAACTGTTTTTCTGCTTCCACTTTAACCGGCGGCGGAGTCAGTATCATCTTGCGGCCCTGAGGCTTATCCGGCTGCGTGTAGACAGCTACGACTTCATGCTCTGCTTTTATTAAAGCCAAAAGAGACGGCACTGCAAACTCCGGTGTTCCCATGAAAACTATGCGCATACGATTATTGATCCTCCGACTTAGATGACATTTTTTCCAATTCTTCCTCCGTCAGCATGCGGACAACATGCTTCAGGAAAAGGACACCGTCAAGGTGGTCGATTTCGTGGCACGAAACGGTGGCAAGAAGATCATCGCCCTCATATTCAAACCAATTGCCGTGCCTGTCCTGTGCACGCACTTTGACATGCTTCGGGCGCTTTGTGATGCCCCATTTCCCTGGAATGGAAAGGCAGCCCTCCAGACTTTCCTGTTCACCGCTCTGTTCCACAATGACCGGATTCACGAGTTCCTTGACGCCGTCGCCGATGTCAATGACGACGACACGACGCAGAACGCCGACCTGAATTGCGGCAAGGCCGACGCCGTTTGCCTGGTGAAGTGTTTCCGCCATATCGTCAAGCAACGACGCAAGACGTTCGTCGAATTTTTCCACGGGGCGGCATTTTTTCGAGAGAAATTCGCTGTCGTTGCTCTCCGTTAGTATATTACGTATTGCCAAGTTGATTCCTCCTGCTTATAATATCGAATCCGGATTTAAATCCGCATAAGCGGTGACGCCGTTATTTGCCCGATCGGTCGGAAACCACGTCAAAAGTGCGGCCATCATTTCCCGGAATCGTTTGCTGTTTCTGCACTTAATCAGTAATTTATACCTATATTTATTATTTACTTTGCCAATTAATGCCGGAGAGGGGTTCAGAACGCGCAGCGGCTGTTCCGGATAGTCCCTCTGCGCCGTCTGCCGCAGTTTTTGCATGAACGCGACGCTCGATGCGCGGACTCGCGCTTCCTCGCTGCCGACGAATCCTACAACGCACAAATCGGCAAACGGCGGATAAAGCATTGCTCGGCGCAGTGCGATTTCTTCCCTGTAAAACTCCGGATAATTCTGTTCCGCGGCTAAGCGGATTACCTTGTTCTCCGGCGTGAAGGTTTGAATAATCGCCTTGCCTCGGAAACGCCCGCGCCCGGAACGGCCCACGACCTGCGTCAGCAAATCGAAAGCGCGTTCATAACTGCGGAAGTCGTCCCCATAAAGCGCTTGGTCTGCGGAAAGCACGCCCACAAGCGTTACGTTCTCGAAATCAAGTCCTTTGGCGACCATCTGCGTCCCAACGAGCATGTCGTATTCGCCCTCGGCAAACCGCTTGAGCTTTTTGTCATAGGCAAAGCGCGTCATGGTGGAATCGGCGTCAAGCCGCAGAATCCGCGCCTGCGGGAAAAGCTCGGCAAGCTGCTGCTGGGCGCGCTGGGTTCCGAATCCGGTGTAATGCACCTGGTCTTCATGGCAGGTGGGACATTCCTTCGTAAACGGAATCGAAAAACCGCAGTAATGGCACATGAGGCGGTTGTTTGCCGCATGGTAGGTCAGCGTGATGCTGCAATTCGGGCATGTCAAAACATGTCCACAAGCGCGGCAGGAAACGAACGTATTGAACCCCCTGCGGTTCAGGAGAAGAATGGACTGCTTGCCTTCGTCCAGATTCTTCTGCAGCGCCTCTTGGAGTTTGGAGCTGAAAATACTTCTGTTTCCGCGCTCCAGTTCCTCGTTCATGTCGACGATTTCCACTTGGGGCAGCTCCGCTTGCCCGTAGCGGGACGGAAGCGTATTGAGTGTGTAACGCCCTTTCTGCGCGTAATAATAGCTCTCGATTGACGGCGTAGCGGAAGACAGGACCAGAAGTGCCTTGTGGTACGCACAACGGTATTTTGCCACATCACGGGCATGATAGCGCGGAGAGGATTCGGATTTGTAGGTGCTTTCCTGCTCCTCATCCATAATAATCAACCCGATGTTGTCAAGCGGCGCGAAAACCGCCGAACGTGTCCCGACGGCGATGGAGGCTTCTCCCCTGCGGACACGTTTCCACTCATCGAGACGTTCGGCAAGCGTCAGGCCGCTGTGGAAAACCGCAACATCGGAGCCGTAGCGCGCGCGGAAAATGGAGATGGTCTGCGGAGTGAGTGAAATCTCCGGCACCATGACAATGACGCCGCGGCCGTCTTCTCTCACGCGGTCAATCAAGCGGAGGAAAACGGAGGTTTTTCCGCTTCCGGTTACGCCGAACAGGAGCGAAACGCCGCCAACGCCCGCACGGTACTGGGCATACATTTGCTGAAAGGCTTTTTTCTGTTCCGGCGAAAGTTCAAAATCCTTCGGCGGTTCTGTCGGAACACCGGCATACGGATTGCGGTAAACTTCCATGTCATAATACTGAACAAGGCCCTTCTTTTGAAGCGCATTGACCACCGCGGGCGTTACGCCGGAAAAATAGCACAGTTCTTTCAACGATGCGCAGCCCGCTGCGCGGAGTGTATCCAGCACGCTGGCTTGTTTCGGCGTCAGCTTCCGCGGTTCGGCATTTTCGACCAAACGCACCATTTTTTGCGTTGCGTCCGTGATTTGCCGCACGACGCCGCTGTTTTGCAGCACGATTCCGGCCTTCAGCAGTTCTGTCAACGCACTGCAATCCTCCGAAAGGCCGAGGTCTTTGAGGAGTTTATTCCAAGGAACAAAATCTTTCGAATGGGAAAGGTACTCCACAATCTGGCGTTCTTCTGGCTCGAGCCTGTCGGTATCGATTTCCGAAATCGGCGACGCAAGCGCATACTCGGGGCGCAGGCGAACCTGGATTCCGGCCGGAAAGAAAAGCTTTGCAGCCTCAAACAGGGTACAGAATGTATGCTCTTTCAGCCAGAAAACAAGGCCCACGGCTTCTTCGGAAAGAAGCGGGGCCCGGTCAGTGACAGATAATATGGATTTCAACGATTTTTCTGCCGGGTCGCTACTCTCGCTGAGCCCCAGAATAATTCCCTGACGCCTTGCATTTGCTTGCCCGAACGGAACAACGACACGGCACCCTATTTGGGCATTTTCGATTAAATCCTCCGGAATCCGGTAATCAAACATCTTATCAAAGTGGTAGACGGAATTTTCAACAGCAATTTTTGCAACAGCCGCCATCTTCCGTCACTCCTTTATGTTTGATTATTCCATGTCTTTCTTCTTTGTTCTGTCTTCTTCAATCATTCTGATTTTGTGGTTTTGGAACTCTTCCACTGCCATCTGAACCGGCTTATCGTCGAGAATCACCTTGTTCTTCTCCGCTTCTTCGGCGATCTGCCGTGCACGCTTCGCAATGGCAATTACGAGCGAGTACCGGCTCTGGTCCGGGGTTAAAATCAAATCTGCAATCGGCTTAATCATGTCTCTGCATCCTTTCCAAAAGCTCTGCATTTCTGGCTGTTTTGCATTTTTCAGCTTGCAGAATCGAACAAATCTTCTCCACGGCATTCTCTACCGTGTCATTCACGACAACATAATCGTAATGCTCAACTTCCTTGAGCTCCCTGTCGGCTGCGGCAAGGCGCTCGCGGATGACATCATCGGACTCGGTTCCGCGCGTTCTCAGACGGCGTTCCAGCTCTTCGCGCGACGGAGGAAGAATGAAAATCCCTACCGAATCCGGTCGTTTCTTCTTCACGTTGGCTCCGCCCTGAACCTCAATTTCCAGGATAACATCATTCCCCTGTGAAGTCCATTCTTCAATCGGGGCAGCCGGCGTGCCGTAAAAGTTGCCGCAATACTCGGCTGTTTCGAGCATCTTGCCCTCTTCCGCCATCTGGCTGAATTTTTCCCTAGAAATAAAATAATATTCCTTTCCGTCTGTCTCTCCCTGGCGCGGTGCCCGCGTGGTGGCGGAAATCGACAGGCGAATCTGCGGGCGCCTTTCGAGCAGGGCTTTCACAATCGTTCCCTTTCCGGCGCCGGAAGGGCCTGAAAGCACAACAAGCAGGCCTCTATTCGTCATCTTCGTCTAGTTCCTCCTCATCAAGATCGTCGCGGTCGCTGTTCAGGCGGTTGGCAACCGTTTCCGGCTGCACAGCGGAAAGAATTACATGGTCGCTGTCGGTAATAATGACCGCTCGGGTGCGTCTTCCATAAGTGGCATCAATCAAGGAACCGCGTTCCTTCGCATCCTGAATGATCCGCTTAATCGGTGCAGACTCCGGGCTGACAATGGCAACCAATCTGTTCGCGGAAACCATATTACCGAAACCGATATTGATTAATCGCATAAGATTTCTCCTTTTCTGTAATCCTCACTCGATGTTCTGGATCTGCTCGCGGATCTTCTCAATTTCCGCCTTCATGTCAACAACATAGTGAGCGATTTGCGCGTCTACACACTTTGAGCCGATGGTATTGGCTTCCCGGTTCATCTCCTGCACCAAGAAATCAAGGCGACGGCCCACCGCTCCGCCGGCAGCAAGCATATCCGAAAACTGTGCGATATGGCTCCGCAGGCGCACAGTCTCTTCGGCAACGGAGACCTTATCGGCAAAAATTGCGGTTTCCGTCAGAATGCGCTGCTCGTCTGCCCCAGCCGCTGTTAGTTCGGTGATGCGGTCGCTAAGGCGGCGGCGGTATTCTTCCACCGTCTGAGGAGACCTTTCTTCCACACACCCGACGATTTTCTGAATCGTGTTTGCGCGGCTGAGAACGTCTTCTTTCATTTTTTCGCCTTCCGCTGCGCGCATCGCAAAAAACGGCACAAGGGCCTTTTCCAGCACCTGACACACCTGCTGCCAGACGGCGTCTTCGTCCTCGGGAGCATGGCTGACAACAAGAACGTCTGGGAATTTTGCTATCATCCCCGCCGTAATGTCATCCTTTAATCCATAGGTGCTGCTGAGTTCACGCAAAGCGTTCACATAGCCGGCGGCCAAAGTGTGGTTGACCGTAACCTGAGCGGAAACGTCATCGACGGTTTCAAAATCTACAAAAACATCAATTTTGCCGCGCTGGATGCGGCCCTGAAGATATTTTTTCAGCCTATCTTCCAGAAAGCCGTAAGCACGCGGTACCCGGGCGGAAAAGTCAAAGAAGCGGTGGTTGACCGATTTTATTTCAACAATAATATCGCGACCGTTCACCGTTTCTTCGGCTCTGCCGAAACCCGTCATGCTGTTAATCACGTAAAATCATCTCAGTTCAATTTTTTCTAGAATGGATGTCATGAACTCCCAAAAACAATATATCATCATTTAATTTTATCAGTATTCGGCAGCAGTTGTCAACACAACGCACAAACATCAATGGAACAAATGAGAAAACCCGCATGCACACCGAAATCGGTATCATGCGGGTTTTGAATGGCAGGGGCAGAAGGACTCGAACCCTCGGCACGTGGTTTTGGAGACCACTGCTCTACCAGCTGAGCTATACCCCTATTTTTTTTGAGAACGCTTTGTTATTATATCGCTTTAAGGGTTTCTTGTCAAGCAACTGCCATGAAAATCCGACGTACCTTTTTTATTGAAAGTGTTGGCGAATGTGCTAGGTAGCTGCAACACCGGAGTGCAAATAAAGGCATCCAGGAGAAACCCGGATGCCTTCCGATTTAAGCATTTTTCATTTTAACTTATATAAGAGCTTCCATGAAGATTTGGTAAAGCTGTCCAACATATTTTTAAGCGTCTTGGCAAACTCACCGGCTTGAGGTTCCGGTTTGCCAATCGTCAGCCATACCTTTTTCGCGAACAAATCATATTTATCTAAAGTGGAATTTTCCTTTTCTAGAAAGTTATCAATAGCCGCTTTGATTTCTTTATAATTATCCATTTTCATAACTTGACACCTCAATACATTTTTCAAACCATTATTTTAGTATTCTATTCATCTTGAATTTAAAATGCAATCTTTTCCGATGAAAAAGCAACCAGAAAAATCTGAACCAGCTTGAAGATGACATCTTTTATAATGATTTCTTGCAACTGTTCACAAAGTGACATATAATTTTTATATAACGTAAAATATTCCATATCCATTATGTATTTCTATTGAAAATACATAAAATACATGCTATGGGATTGCGGTTTCGGAAAAGCGTAGGATTTGGAAAAGGTATACGGCTGAACTTTGGAAAAAAAGGCATGAGTGTTACTACGGGAATTCGGGGTGCTCATGTAACATACAGCACATCCGGAAAGAAAACAACCAGTTTCGGAATTCCGGGAACCGGAATCTCATACTCTAAATCCGAAAAGATTGGTGGATCTTCGCACAGAGGCTTCGGCTTTAGTAAAACCGCTTCGCTTAACAATTATCACGATAACGCACCTATGCGATCACCGAATTCCGGTAACAAAAAGCGCGGGTGTTTGACCGCTACGGCCATTACTGGCGCTGTGATTGTCTTTCTCGTTGTTATTGCAAGTATCTTTGGAGGAAATGAGTCTTCTTCCTCTTCTGTGGTCTCTGACGTAGCTTCCTTTTCTGCACTTACCTCAAGCAGCGAAGCAGCTTTGAGCAGTTCCGTATCCAGCAGCACGCCGGTTTCATCTGCTGTTTCTTCTGAGCCTCCATCTTCTGCGAAGGCAAGTTCTGCAGGAAAAGTTTCTTCAGCGGAGCCACCGAAAAAAGCTGCAGAAAAATCAACAGAGAAAACGCCAGCCGCATTGACGGGTATTTCCATTACGCAATCCCCCGGTACTGTTCAAGCCGGAAGCAAAGCCATTCTATCCATTAAAGGAAAGCCAAACACAAAATATTCCATCGAGGTTTATTACTCGACAAAAGCCAGCGAAGCAAAAGGACTGTCCCCGCAGGTATCTGATTCAAGCGGAAATGTCTCTTGGGAATGGAAGGTAGGGCCGAAAACAAAAGCCGGTAAGCACCGAATTGTCATTCAAGGTGGCGGCCGATAAAATTGAAACCTACTTTACAACTACGAAATAATTTTAATAGGTTCCGAGCAAAATAGCTCGGAACCTTTTTTTGAAATATTCTCTTATGAGCACCACTCCGCTCAATTCGGCGAATATTTTAATCTTTCTTAGACACAATAAAAAACAAATTTCAATTGGAATGATAAGATGCTTTTACTAAGAAATATTGAATGTTACGATCCGAACCCATGCGGGAAAAAGGATCTTCTAATTGCCGCGGACAAAATTGAAAAGATTGCCCCGGCCGGCACCCTCTCCGATAACCCGCTCATCGACACGCAGTACGATTGCAGCGGATTATCTGCGTTTCCAGGAATCATCGACCAACACGTTCACATACTTGGAGCCGGAGGAGAACAGGGATTTGAAAGCCGCACCAAAGAGCTTGATGTCAGCGACCTTCAAAGCGCAGGCGTTACCACGGTTGTGGGACTGCTGGGCGCTGACGGCACAACCAGAACGCTCGAGAATCTTTATGCGAAAGCAAAGGCGCTGAAAGCTCAAAATGTAACTGCCTATTTATATTCGGGCAGCTATGCGGTTCCCCCTGTTACCTTTACCGGAAATATCACGCGAGACCTTGTACTTATCGACATGGTGATTGGAGCGGGAGAAATCGCGGTTTCCGATTACCGTTCCTCCTGTCCTACACTGCCGGAGCTTCTCCGTCTCGCATCGAACACATATCTTGGAGGAATGTTGGCCAAAAAAGCCGGTGTGGTGCATTTTCACATTGGCGACGGTAAAGAGGGACTGACTCCGCTGAAAAAGATCTTGGAGCAATCCGACCTGCCGAAAGAAGCGCTCGTTCCCACCCATACTAACCGGAATCCGTCCCTTTTTCAGGAAGCGATGGGCTACTGCGGCTCGGGTGGATACATCGACCTGACAGCCGGAGAAACCGCAGGAATTGCCGTCCCCGACGCCATTCATGCGCTGCAGAACAACGGCATTGAACTTTCCCGGGTGACGGTGAGTTCCGATGCAGGTGGCAGCATTCCGGGCGGCGGTGTTGCGAAAAACAAAGCGCTTTTCGACGACCTTATCGCTTGTATCCGCTCCGGCATCCGTCCGACGGATGCCTTTCGGCTGGCAACGGAGAATGTCGCCAAACTTTTGAAACTCTACCCCGCAAAGGGAACTCTTCAGCAAGGAAGCGATGCGGATATTTTGGTTATGGATGAGAAATACCAAATTCGGATGCTGTTCAGTCGAGGAAAGCTGGTTCTGCAGAACGGTATGAATCAATAAATCGAGGAGTAAGCACAATGGGAGACAACACGAAAGGCTTTCTGTTTATTATTGGCGGAGCCGAGGACAAAACAGGAAACAGCATCATATTAAAACAGGTTCGTGAGATGCTTAGGGACGATGAACAGCTCGCCGTCCTGCTGACGGCAACGGAAAAGCCGGAGGAAGTGGGAGAAAAATATCTCGAAGCGTTCAGCCGCCTCGGCATCACGAACATACAGCTTCTCAACATCAACACCCGTGACAACGCAGACGACAAGCAATACTGCGACAAGCTGCGCGCCTCGCGATGTGTTTTCATGACGGGCGGCGACCAGCTGCGCATTACGAGCATCCTTGGCGGAACGATGGCGAGTGGCATACTCAAAGAGATTTATGATTCCGGCGGCATCATCATAGGGACCAGTGCGGGCGCTTCGGTCATGAGTTCTACCATGATTGTCCAAGGCCCGGACAACGAGCCTGCCAAAAAATGTACGCTGAAAATGGCGCCGGGGCTTGGCCTTATCAACAACGTGATTATTGACCAGCACTTTGACCAGCGCGGGCGCTTTGGGCGGCTGCTGTGCGGGGTTGCGGAAAACCCGGGCGTTTTCGGCATCGGCATTGACGAGGATACCTCCATTAAGCTCTACCCGGATATGCACTTTGAGATAATCGGCTCCAATGCCGTTACCATCATCGACGGGAAATCAATTCAGAGTTCCAACGTTTCGGAGCTGAAACAGGACGAAATTCTTGCCATCTCGGGCGTCACGGTTCATGTGCTGCCCCAAGGATATGGGTTTGACCTAATCAACAGAAAGGTTTTACGATTGAAAGATGAACGCTGATAAACTCCACATCATTGACTTTACGATTTACCGCGGAAGGAATATTTACAGCCATCGGCCCGTTATGAAGATGATTTTGGATATTGGAAAATATGGAGAAATTCCGACCAATCAGATCCCGGGTTTTAACGAAAAACTGCTTGCCTTATTCCCCGGGCTTCAAACCAATGTATGCGGGCTGGGGTATGAAGGCGGGTTTCTCGAACGGCTGAAAAAAGGGACTTACCTGGCTCATGTTCTGGAACATGTTATTCTTGAAATGCAGGCAATGGTCGGTTATGACCTTCACTACGGAAAAACGCGGGTGATTCAAGAACCTTCGGTTTATTACCTCGTATATGAATATGAAAATGAAGTGTGTGGGTTGGAGTGTGGAAAAGCATCCGTCTTTATCTTGAATCATCTTTTGGATGGCGAGGAAATCGAGATTGACGGATTCATTGATTATCTGAAAAAAATTTCGAGCGAAGCGGAACTTGGACCTAGCACCGCTGCCATTGTGCAGGAGACGAAGAAACGGAATATTCCTGTCACGCGCATTGGAAACGGGAGCCTTATCCGCCTCGGATACGGAAAATACAGCAGGCTGATTGAGGCAACGCTAACGGACGCAACCCCCTGCATCTCGGCAGATATTTCCTCCAACAAGCAGCTCACCAAATTTCTGCTGAGCGAGAATCAAATTCCTGTCCCCTACGGCAAAGTTGTGTTTTCCGAAATTTCGGCGCAGATGGTTTCCAAGCAAATCGGGCTGCCGGTCGTCATCAAGCCGTTTGACGCCAACCAAGGCAAGGGTGTGCACCTCAATTTAAAAACGAAGCAAGAAATCATTGCCGCTTTTCGGGATGCTTCTAAGTACAGCAATGGAATTATCGTGGAACAATATATTGCGGGGCGCGACTACCGTGTACTGGTTGTGGGCGGCAAAGTCAGCGCCGTTGCCGAACGGGTGCCCGCGCTTGTAGTTGGTGACGGTAAGCACACCATAGAAGAGCTGGTAAAAATCATTAATCAAGACCCGCGGCGCGGCGAGGAGCATGAAAAAGCGCTTACCAAAATTCGCCTGGATGACGTTACGGATAAATTTCTGAAATCACAAAACATGACGCGCGAAAGCATTCCCGCCGCCGGCCAGGTTGTAAAGCTGCGCGGAAACGCCAACCTAAGTACGGGAGGGACCTCCGTCGACTGTACGGACCTGATTCATCCCGACAACGCCGAGATTGCGGTGCGGGCAGCGAACGCAATTGGCATCGACATTGCGGGAATCGACATTGTAACAGAG
This genomic interval carries:
- the fmt gene encoding methionyl-tRNA formyltransferase, which translates into the protein MRIVFMGTPEFAVPSLLALIKAEHEVVAVYTQPDKPQGRKMILTPPPVKVEAEKQLIPVYQPKTLKAPEEVARLTSLKPDAIVVAAYGKILPKAVLDIPKFGCINVHASLLPKYRGASPVQAAILNGDAETGVTTMLMAEACDAGDILFQKATPILPDENTPELMARLAKLGAELLITTLKAVEEGTVKPQKQDDTKATHVSLITKSMSPIDWNRTAQEIHNQIRALYPWPAASASLNGHRLKIYRSRVREKEYGEPGLIVPGTENFLVCCGDGTAIELLEVQTEGGKRMSGSDFLRGHKAQGLKLS
- the def gene encoding peptide deformylase, whose translation is MAIRNILTESNDSEFLSKKCRPVEKFDERLASLLDDMAETLHQANGVGLAAIQVGVLRRVVVIDIGDGVKELVNPVIVEQSGEQESLEGCLSIPGKWGITKRPKHVKVRAQDRHGNWFEYEGDDLLATVSCHEIDHLDGVLFLKHVVRMLTEEELEKMSSKSEDQ
- the priA gene encoding primosomal protein N': MAAVAKIAVENSVYHFDKMFDYRIPEDLIENAQIGCRVVVPFGQANARRQGIILGLSESSDPAEKSLKSILSVTDRAPLLSEEAVGLVFWLKEHTFCTLFEAAKLFFPAGIQVRLRPEYALASPISEIDTDRLEPEERQIVEYLSHSKDFVPWNKLLKDLGLSEDCSALTELLKAGIVLQNSGVVRQITDATQKMVRLVENAEPRKLTPKQASVLDTLRAAGCASLKELCYFSGVTPAVVNALQKKGLVQYYDMEVYRNPYAGVPTEPPKDFELSPEQKKAFQQMYAQYRAGVGGVSLLFGVTGSGKTSVFLRLIDRVREDGRGVIVMVPEISLTPQTISIFRARYGSDVAVFHSGLTLAERLDEWKRVRRGEASIAVGTRSAVFAPLDNIGLIIMDEEQESTYKSESSPRYHARDVAKYRCAYHKALLVLSSATPSIESYYYAQKGRYTLNTLPSRYGQAELPQVEIVDMNEELERGNRSIFSSKLQEALQKNLDEGKQSILLLNRRGFNTFVSCRACGHVLTCPNCSITLTYHAANNRLMCHYCGFSIPFTKECPTCHEDQVHYTGFGTQRAQQQLAELFPQARILRLDADSTMTRFAYDKKLKRFAEGEYDMLVGTQMVAKGLDFENVTLVGVLSADQALYGDDFRSYERAFDLLTQVVGRSGRGRFRGKAIIQTFTPENKVIRLAAEQNYPEFYREEIALRRAMLYPPFADLCVVGFVGSEEARVRASSVAFMQKLRQTAQRDYPEQPLRVLNPSPALIGKVNNKYRYKLLIKCRNSKRFREMMAALLTWFPTDRANNGVTAYADLNPDSIL
- the rpoZ gene encoding DNA-directed RNA polymerase subunit omega — its product is MIKPIADLILTPDQSRYSLVIAIAKRARQIAEEAEKNKVILDDKPVQMAVEEFQNHKIRMIEEDRTKKKDME
- the gmk gene encoding guanylate kinase, which translates into the protein MTNRGLLVVLSGPSGAGKGTIVKALLERRPQIRLSISATTRAPRQGETDGKEYYFISREKFSQMAEEGKMLETAEYCGNFYGTPAAPIEEWTSQGNDVILEIEVQGGANVKKKRPDSVGIFILPPSREELERRLRTRGTESDDVIRERLAAADRELKEVEHYDYVVVNDTVENAVEKICSILQAEKCKTARNAELLERMQRHD
- the remA gene encoding extracellular matrix/biofilm regulator RemA, encoding MRLINIGFGNMVSANRLVAIVSPESAPIKRIIQDAKERGSLIDATYGRRTRAVIITDSDHVILSAVQPETVANRLNSDRDDLDEEELDEDDE
- a CDS encoding YicC/YloC family endoribonuclease, coding for MINSMTGFGRAEETVNGRDIIVEIKSVNHRFFDFSARVPRAYGFLEDRLKKYLQGRIQRGKIDVFVDFETVDDVSAQVTVNHTLAAGYVNALRELSSTYGLKDDITAGMIAKFPDVLVVSHAPEDEDAVWQQVCQVLEKALVPFFAMRAAEGEKMKEDVLSRANTIQKIVGCVEERSPQTVEEYRRRLSDRITELTAAGADEQRILTETAIFADKVSVAEETVRLRSHIAQFSDMLAAGGAVGRRLDFLVQEMNREANTIGSKCVDAQIAHYVVDMKAEIEKIREQIQNIE
- the iadA gene encoding beta-aspartyl-peptidase: MLLLRNIECYDPNPCGKKDLLIAADKIEKIAPAGTLSDNPLIDTQYDCSGLSAFPGIIDQHVHILGAGGEQGFESRTKELDVSDLQSAGVTTVVGLLGADGTTRTLENLYAKAKALKAQNVTAYLYSGSYAVPPVTFTGNITRDLVLIDMVIGAGEIAVSDYRSSCPTLPELLRLASNTYLGGMLAKKAGVVHFHIGDGKEGLTPLKKILEQSDLPKEALVPTHTNRNPSLFQEAMGYCGSGGYIDLTAGETAGIAVPDAIHALQNNGIELSRVTVSSDAGGSIPGGGVAKNKALFDDLIACIRSGIRPTDAFRLATENVAKLLKLYPAKGTLQQGSDADILVMDEKYQIRMLFSRGKLVLQNGMNQ
- a CDS encoding cyanophycinase; the encoded protein is MGDNTKGFLFIIGGAEDKTGNSIILKQVREMLRDDEQLAVLLTATEKPEEVGEKYLEAFSRLGITNIQLLNINTRDNADDKQYCDKLRASRCVFMTGGDQLRITSILGGTMASGILKEIYDSGGIIIGTSAGASVMSSTMIVQGPDNEPAKKCTLKMAPGLGLINNVIIDQHFDQRGRFGRLLCGVAENPGVFGIGIDEDTSIKLYPDMHFEIIGSNAVTIIDGKSIQSSNVSELKQDEILAISGVTVHVLPQGYGFDLINRKVLRLKDER